The Rhodothermus marinus DSM 4252 DNA segment CCCTCGGCGACGGCCGTCCCGAAGTTGGCCAGCGTGGCTTCGATCCGCACGGGTTGCCCCTGTTCGATGATGCGGCTGGTGATCCGAACGTCCATAATGGCCAGGTTGGCGGGCGTCTGGCCACCGACGGGAATCAGCAGCGCGGGCAGCGGCTCCGGGACGGGCTGCGCCAGCGAATCGACCAGCGTCGAAGCCTGCAGGTCGCCGATCGCATACAGCACGGCCGGAGCCTGCGCCTGCTGCACGCAGGCGTAGGCCTCGCGCAGTGCAGCCGCAAGCGTCCGGGCACCGTGCCGGATTGTCAGCAGGCGCAGTTGCTCTTCGGCCACGTCGCGCGGCACCGGCTCCGGCGTCATCGCCGCACCGGCCATCGGCACCAGGCAGACGCGGGCATCGGCGTCGAGCTGCGCCAGAATCCCCGCAGCGATGGTCCGGGCCTGCGCAAAATAGGCCCCACCGGCATCCCGCACGGCCATCGAGGGCGAATTATCCACGACCAGCCCCACGACCGTAGCCGTTCCGCCCCCGGTCCAGGACGCCAGCGGTCCCCGGAGGACCGGCCGGGCGAACGCCAGCACCAGGCACACCAGCGCCAGCGTGCGCAGCAGCAACAGCAGCCACTGGCGGATGCGCAGCCGCTGCAGGGCCGTCTGCTGCAGTTCCTTCAGAAAGGCCAGCGAACTGAAGGCCACACGCTGCGGCCGCCGAAAATGAAACAGATGAATCAGAACAGGAATGGCGGCCGCTGCCAGTGCCAGGAGTGCCAGGGGATTCAGAAACGTCATGAGCCGGTTCCGCCGCTATCGTGCATCGGCTTTCCGTACCGTGGCCTCGCCGATCCGTTCCGCCTACAGCCAGGCAAAATGCACCTCGGCGCCGCGTTCGGCGGGCGCGAAGCGCAGCCGGAAGCGATCGCCCATGCGCGGCGTCCATACGTAGGGCCAGTTCGGGCAGCGTCCGGCCTGGCAGATCAGCCGATCCCCGTGGTAGATCTGAAGCCCCAGGTACAGCAGGTCACCCTCCCGTCCGCTCAGGTCGCACACGACCTCACGCTCGGCCTGTCCGAACGCCCATCGGACCACCGGAAATTGCAGCGGCAGGTCGCCTTCGTCGAACAGCCCGGACACCAGCGCCCCTTCGAGCCGGCGTACGACGGCCGGCGTGACGGTTTCGTCGGCTACCTGCTCGGTCCAGGCCAACCCGCCCATCAGCACGGCCCGATCCGGCAACACAAGCCGGGGACGAAAACGGAGCGCTTCGAGCACATGCAGGTCTTCGTCATAGAGCAGCGGTCCGAAGAATTCGTGGACGAGCACATCGACCGGTTCTTCCGGCTCGAACTGCTGGATTTCCTGATGAACGCAGACCACCTCCGGGTAGGCGGCCAGTCGTTCCGAAGCCAGCGCGTACAGGTGGGGGTTGGCCTCGACCGCATAGACACGTCGGGCACCCAGACGCACCAGCTCCTCGCTGAAGTAGCCCATCCCGCACCCGGCATCCACGCACACGGCCCCGGCGATGGTGCGGCGATGCGCCCGCAGCAGCCGCAGGTAGGCGCGCGTGCGCGCCCGATCGTCGTAGATGCTGATGAACGTCAGCAGATCGTCCAACGCGGCGAACGTCGCTTCGGGCAGGACGTTGAGAATGTCCATCGTTTCGACGCCAGGCCTTTCCGTCCGGAGTCGAAAGATAGGACGTGTCGGTTATCGCTCAGAAGTGCGCGTCGACGTAGTTCTGCAGGATTTCGCGAGCCGCTTCCACGGTCTGCCAGACGGCCTCGGCATCCGGATAGCCGAAGAGCTGGGCGGTCAGCTCCCAATCGGCGTCCAGCGGTTCTTCTTCCCTGCGCATCGGCTCGTCGAAGCCGTAGTCCAGCCAGGTAGCGCCCAGGCTCGCCACCCGCAGCAGGGCACCCGGCGTGGCGGCCACGCCGTCGCCGCGTCCTTCGCCGTACAGGTCCATCAGCGCCCGGAAGAGCGGCTCGGGTAGCTTCATGTGCAGTGCCAGCGCCTGGGTGATCACCTCCAGGCTGTAGCCAAAGACGGCCTCCTGTTCTTCGGGCGTATGCGGACCGGCACCCGGCTGGAAGGCGGCCAGTGCCGCGTCGGGCTTGTTGTAAAGCAGCAGAAGTTTGGCAAAGTCGTGCAGCAGTCCGGCCGTGTAGGCCGACTCCGGCCGCCAGTCGCCCGGCCGGGGTGCGCGCTGAATGAGCAAACGGGCCAGGTAGGCGGTGGCCGCGCAATGGCGCACCAGATTCAGAAATGGCGCGGCCGTCCGGGCATCGAAGGCGCTCTTCATCGAGAGCATCCCCATGCTCATGACCATCCCGACCACGGCGGGCGGCCCCAGTACGACAATGGCATGGTGCACCTCGCCGATGCGTCCCCGGAGTCCGTAATAGGCCGAGTTGGCCACGCGCAACAGGCGGGCTACCGCTGCCGGATCATGCTGCAGCAGGGCCTCCACTTCCTCAGGCTCGGGCGGCTCTGGTCGTTCCATAAGCTGAATGGCCTCCAGCAGCGTCTGCGGAAGCGGCGGGCACTCCAGCTCCAGGTCGGTCAGCGTCGGGATATGCTCTGAAGGAGTGAGTGCGGTCGGGGTCATCGGGGTGCCAGACTGTAAACGGTTTCGCGCCAGAAAGTATCGCTTAATCCCGGTGAAACTTAAAAAAACTCCTGTCACACAGCCTCCTCGCACGCAGGTTTTCCTGTTTTCTAATTCCATGCCAGCCCACGACCAACACCCCACTGGTGATGCGGCCTTGCTTTTCTGTGCGGAAAAACCTACCCTCCCGATATAAGTCGTCCATAGCCGGATAACGTTTTCGAAACGGAACCTTTTTTCCTTTTACGCCCCTCCGCGCCGGGTTTTCTTTCACCAACAACGACCTGTCATGAACATGCACAGCCGCTCCGCTTTCTGGTCTATCCTGCTGAGCCTCCTGCTGATCAGTGGCATGCCCGATGCACGGGCACAGATCGGCACGCCCGGTCCGCGCCTGACCTGGCTCGGCACGGCCGACGGCAACTGGAGCATTGCCTACGACGTCTCGGCCTTCGGCCACATCGTGGTCGGCTACTATCAGCAGGTCGAAGGGCTCTCGGTGCAAAACATACGGCTGTTCCGGTGGACGAAAAGCGACGGCATGGAGACCGCCATCCTGCCCGATCGCACCGGTCGTGCCCGGGGGCTCTCGCACGACGGAACCACGTTCGTGGGATCTGCCCTCCTGACGCTCACCCAGGCGTTCCGGTGGCACCCGGACAATCCGGATCAGGACCAGAACGGCCAGCCGGACGTGCTTCCGCTGGAAACGCCCGGCTACAATTCCGGCGAGGCCCGGGCCGTCTCGTCCGACGGCGGCGTCATCGTGGGCGCCGTTTACAACTGGTCGCTCCTGGGAGGCGCTTCTCCCCGCGAAGCCTTTCGCTGGACGGAAACCGACGGACTGCAGCTGCTCGGCACGCTGGGCGGCGAGGCAAGTCTGGCCGAAAACGTGTCGGCCGACGGAGCGATCGTCGTGGGCAGCGCGCAGAACCAGTTCGGAAAATACCATGCGTTTCGCTGGACGGCGGCCGATGGCATGCAGCCGCTCGGAACGCTGATGTACGTGCTCTACGACTCCAGCACCGCCACGGCCGTCTCGGACGATGGTAGCGTGGTCGTTGGCTGGGCCCACGTGCCCGGCAACGACGTGCTGGTTGCCTTTCGCGTGGACAACGGGGTGCTCAGCGAGCTGGCCGGGCCGACCGCATACCCGCAGACGCAGGCCTACGACGTGACGGCCGACGGCTCGATGGTGGTCGGCGTGATGTTCAACGAAAACGGTGAGCGTCGGGCTTTTCGCTGGACCGACGGGGTCGGCCTGGAAGATCTGAGCGCGGTCTATGCCGATCTGCTCACGCCGGTCGGATCTTACCTGCGCACGGCGCAGGCGATCTCCCCGAACGGACGCTACATCGTGGGCCAGGGCTTCAACGCGGCGACCGGCCGTTTCGAGGCGTTTCTGCTCGACACCTGGCAGACGACGGCGGCCGACGCGACCCCAATGCTGCCGACCGCGGCCGAACTGCTACCGCCGGCGCCCAATCCGTTCACCCGCGCCACGACCATTACGCTGCGACTACCGGTCGCGCAGCCGGTGCGTCTGGAAGTGATCGATCTGCAGGGGCGCAGCGTGCGCACCCTGATAGATGGCTGGCTTCCCGAGGGCACGCATCGCGTCCGTTTCGAATCCAGGAGCCTGGCCCCCGGACTTTACCTCTGTCGGCTGCAGGCTACCTCCGGCCCTACCTACCGCACGCTTCTCCTGCTGCGTTAACGCACCAGCAGCAGGCGACGCGTCAGTACGACTCGGGCCGTCTCCAGTCGATACAGGTAGAGGCCGCCTGCCACCGGGTGCCCGGCCTCGTCGCGTCCGTCCCACTGCACTGTGTGTAATCCGGCGGCCAGCCTTGCATGCACCAGCGTCCGAACTTCTCGTCCCAGCAGATCCAGCACTTTCAGTGTTACCCACCCTGGATCTGCCGTTTCGAAGGACACCTGAGTCGTCGAGCGGAAAGGATTGGGATAGTTCTGTATCAGTA contains these protein-coding regions:
- a CDS encoding methyltransferase domain-containing protein, producing the protein MDILNVLPEATFAALDDLLTFISIYDDRARTRAYLRLLRAHRRTIAGAVCVDAGCGMGYFSEELVRLGARRVYAVEANPHLYALASERLAAYPEVVCVHQEIQQFEPEEPVDVLVHEFFGPLLYDEDLHVLEALRFRPRLVLPDRAVLMGGLAWTEQVADETVTPAVVRRLEGALVSGLFDEGDLPLQFPVVRWAFGQAEREVVCDLSGREGDLLYLGLQIYHGDRLICQAGRCPNWPYVWTPRMGDRFRLRFAPAERGAEVHFAWL
- a CDS encoding HDOD domain-containing protein, whose protein sequence is MTPTALTPSEHIPTLTDLELECPPLPQTLLEAIQLMERPEPPEPEEVEALLQHDPAAVARLLRVANSAYYGLRGRIGEVHHAIVVLGPPAVVGMVMSMGMLSMKSAFDARTAAPFLNLVRHCAATAYLARLLIQRAPRPGDWRPESAYTAGLLHDFAKLLLLYNKPDAALAAFQPGAGPHTPEEQEAVFGYSLEVITQALALHMKLPEPLFRALMDLYGEGRGDGVAATPGALLRVASLGATWLDYGFDEPMRREEEPLDADWELTAQLFGYPDAEAVWQTVEAAREILQNYVDAHF
- a CDS encoding HAF repeat-containing protein, with translation MNMHSRSAFWSILLSLLLISGMPDARAQIGTPGPRLTWLGTADGNWSIAYDVSAFGHIVVGYYQQVEGLSVQNIRLFRWTKSDGMETAILPDRTGRARGLSHDGTTFVGSALLTLTQAFRWHPDNPDQDQNGQPDVLPLETPGYNSGEARAVSSDGGVIVGAVYNWSLLGGASPREAFRWTETDGLQLLGTLGGEASLAENVSADGAIVVGSAQNQFGKYHAFRWTAADGMQPLGTLMYVLYDSSTATAVSDDGSVVVGWAHVPGNDVLVAFRVDNGVLSELAGPTAYPQTQAYDVTADGSMVVGVMFNENGERRAFRWTDGVGLEDLSAVYADLLTPVGSYLRTAQAISPNGRYIVGQGFNAATGRFEAFLLDTWQTTAADATPMLPTAAELLPPAPNPFTRATTITLRLPVAQPVRLEVIDLQGRSVRTLIDGWLPEGTHRVRFESRSLAPGLYLCRLQATSGPTYRTLLLLR